Proteins co-encoded in one Arachis hypogaea cultivar Tifrunner chromosome 13, arahy.Tifrunner.gnm2.J5K5, whole genome shotgun sequence genomic window:
- the LOC112792750 gene encoding uncharacterized protein, whose translation MDKNRSTCFLFALFDLLVLSTAHFASGVEYVSALGDPGMRRDGLRLAIESWNQCNEVGEEVPQMGSPRAADCFDIYKAEEPQTKEKNCSMCNFSPYTVVHKVTEDDNKLGIGDTFHGMQVQALYNADLYAAEKELYLGSKCEVEDIPNPWQFWMIMLKNGNMDTLAAKCPRNGQRAAPFLPDGSFPCFGIGCMNQPLIYHEYTTLQGPNRTMLKGRFFGSWDLDADLSSGLVQNRSYYSVTWEKEISKGSWIFHHTLRTSIKYPWLMLYLRSDATTGFSGGYHYPSRGMFKIIPESPNFKVRFTLNVVQGGGNSSQFYLIDIGSCWKNNGKPCDGDVKSDVTRYNEMIINPSTTPWCNANSLSLCPPYHTFPNGTRVLRNDTARFPYAAYHLYCSPGNGEHLEAPYMLCDPYSNPQPQEILQILPHPVWGEYGYPTIKGQGWIGSPKTWDLDVGRLSQSLYFYQDPGTSPARRQWTSVDLGTEIFKDPQQIAEWTVSDFDILIPKQ comes from the exons TGTTTTCTCTTTGCTCTTTTTGATTTGCTAGTCCTTTCAACAGCTCATTTCGCGAGTGGTGTTGAGTATGTATCGGCCTTAGGCGACCCAGGGATGAGAAGGGATGGCCTGAGATTGGCAATAGAGTCATGGAATCAGTGCAATGAAGTTGGAGAAGAAGTTCCACAAATGGGTAGCCCAAGAGCTGCTGATTGTTTTGATATTTATAAGGCAGAAGAACCACAGACCAAAG AGAAGAACTGTTCTATGTGCAACTTTTCTCCCTACACTGTGGTCCATAAAGTCACAGAAGATGACAACAAGCTTGGCATTGGTGATACCTTTCATGGAATGCAAGTCCAAGCCCTTTACAATGCAGATCTTTATGCTGCAGAGAAAGAACTCTATTTGGGATCTAAATGTGAGGTTGAAGACATCCCTAATCCATGGCAATTCTGGATGATCATGCTTAAGAATGGAAACATGGATACATTGGCAGCCAAGTGTCCTCGGAACGGCCAGAGAGCCGCACCGTTTTTACCGGATGGTAGCTTCCCTTGCTTCGGCATAGGCTGCATGAATCAACCATTGATTTATCATGAATATACCACACTGCAAGGGCCCAATAGGACAATGCTCAAGGGAAGATTTTTTGGATCATGGGACTTGGATGCTGACTTGAGTTCAGGATTAGTGCAAAACAGATCTTACTACTCTGTGACATGGGAGAAGGAAATTAGCAAGGGAAGCTGGATTTTCCATCACACTTTGAGGACCTCAATAAAGTATCCATGGTTAATGCTTTACCTAAGATCAGATGCTACAACTGGTTTTTCTGGAGGATACCATTACCCTTCTAGGGGAATGTTCAAAATT ATTCCAGAATCACCTAACTTCAAAGTGAGATTCACTCTGAATGTGGTTCAAGGCGGTGGAAATAGCAGCCAGTTCTACCTGATTGACATTGGAAGCTGTTGGAAGAACAATGGGAAGCCATGTGATGGTGATGTGAAGTCAGATGTGACCAGATACAATGAGATGATTATTAACCCAAGCACAACTCCATGGTGCAATGCAAACAGCCTAAGCCTATGTCCACCTTATCATACATTCCCCAACGGCACGCGAGTGCTTCGCAATGACACTGCTCGCTTCCCTTACGCGGCGTACCACTTATACTGCTCTCCAGGGAATGGAGAGCATCTTGAGGCTCCATACATGTTGTGTGATCCATACAGCAATCCTCAGCCTCAGGAGATATTGCAGATTCTGCCACATCCAGTGTGGGGTGAATATGGTTATCCTACCATCAAAGGACAAGGTTGGATTGGAAGTCCAAAGACATGGGACCTTGATGTTGGAAGATTGTCACAATCACTTTACTTTTATCAG